A segment of the Candidatus Marinimicrobia bacterium CG08_land_8_20_14_0_20_45_22 genome:
CATTTAAAGATTTAACCGCTTTATCCCCCAAATTCATTTCAATACTCTCCAATCCGCTATTGATGAATCGATTCTCCAAAAGCGTCATGGATAGCCTCGAAGATTGCTTCGGAAAACGTCGGGTGGGCGTGAATGATGTGCTTGATCTCGACGAAAGTCATTTTGCGGAAAACAGATAGCGTCAGTTCGGGTAAAAGTTCGGTCGCCTCCGCTCCGATGATATGTGCGCCAATCAGTTCTTCCGTTTTGGCATCGAAGATAACCTTGACAAAACCGCCGATTTCGCCGAATGTGATGGCTTTGCCGTTGGCGCGAAACATAAACCGACCGGTTTTAATTTCACGTCCCTGTTCCAGCGACTTTTTCTCCGTCAGGCCAACGCTGGCAACCTGCGGTTGACAATAAGTACAACAGGGAATCGCGGAGTAATTCACAAGTGCTGGATTTTCCTCGGCGATGAATTCGACCGCGTGTATGCCTTCCGCCGAAGCGACGTGCGCCAGACACGGATTGCCGATGACATCACCGATCGCAAAAATGCCCGGAATATTCGTCCGAAAATGCTCATCAACTTTGATCCAGCCTTCCTCAGTTCTGACTCCGAGAACTTCCAGCCCGAGATTTTCCGAATTCGGTTGGACGCCATTGGCCAACAAAGCATATTCAGCAGTAAGAATTCTCTTCTCATTATTTGAATTGAAAACTACTTTGACTGAATCGTCTTTTGGTTGAACGCTTTCGACTTTCACGCCGGTATGAATGCCGATCCGGTTTTTTCGGAATGAGCGCATCAGTTCTTTGGCGGTTTCTTCGTCTTCAGTCGGGAGAATCTGCGGCAACATTTCTACGATGTTCACTTCGGCGCCG
Coding sequences within it:
- the lpdA gene encoding dihydrolipoyl dehydrogenase; protein product: MDNYDLVVIGSGPGGYVAAIRASQLGMNVAVVERAELGGICLNWGCIPTKALIKNAEVWQNLRSLGEFGISVAQPELDFSKVIRRSRETAARLSKGVEFLFRKNKITVVKGSGRFIDSRTLEVVNPDDRSTIQISAKNIIVATGARTRSIQGLKIDGKRVIGSREAMTLPQIPKSIIVIGAGAIGVEFAYIFNSFGAEVNIVEMLPQILPTEDEETAKELMRSFRKNRIGIHTGVKVESVQPKDDSVKVVFNSNNEKRILTAEYALLANGVQPNSENLGLEVLGVRTEEGWIKVDEHFRTNIPGIFAIGDVIGNPCLAHVASAEGIHAVEFIAEENPALVNYSAIPCCTYCQPQVASVGLTEKKSLEQGREIKTGRFMFRANGKAITFGEIGGFVKVIFDAKTEELIGAHIIGAEATELLPELTLSVFRKMTFVEIKHIIHAHPTFSEAIFEAIHDAFGESIHQ